The following coding sequences are from one bacterium window:
- a CDS encoding polyphosphate kinase 2 produces MKPYQAELVKLQQHLERTGGKMIILMDGRDASGKGGTIRRVTRYMNEKRYRVVALGKPSPRQLSELHMKRYIEHFPMAGEIVLFDRSWYNRAMVEPVMHFCSEAEHQQFMDDVVGYEESFIADGKTLLLKLYFSVSKDEQARRFQRRQNDALRQWKLSEVDLQAQDFWDAFTEAKFNLLKRTHTPRTPWFVIRSDDKHLARLETIKLILGAIAYRGRSRKLAFADFALNPAVVIPGDVELRNMIAQRRRHGKFLY; encoded by the coding sequence CTGAAGCCCTACCAGGCCGAGCTGGTCAAGCTCCAGCAGCACCTGGAGCGCACGGGCGGCAAGATGATCATCCTGATGGACGGCCGCGACGCCTCGGGCAAGGGCGGCACGATCCGCCGCGTCACCCGCTACATGAACGAGAAGCGCTACCGCGTGGTGGCCCTCGGCAAGCCCAGCCCGCGCCAGCTCAGCGAGCTGCACATGAAGCGCTACATCGAGCACTTCCCGATGGCGGGCGAGATCGTGCTCTTCGATCGCAGCTGGTACAACCGGGCGATGGTCGAGCCCGTCATGCACTTCTGCAGCGAGGCCGAGCACCAGCAGTTCATGGACGACGTGGTGGGCTACGAGGAGAGCTTCATCGCCGACGGCAAGACGCTCCTGCTCAAGCTCTACTTCTCGGTGTCCAAGGACGAGCAGGCGCGGCGCTTCCAGCGGCGCCAGAACGACGCCCTGCGCCAGTGGAAGCTGAGCGAGGTGGACCTGCAGGCGCAGGACTTCTGGGACGCGTTCACCGAGGCGAAGTTCAACCTGCTCAAGCGCACGCACACGCCGCGCACGCCCTGGTTCGTGATCCGCTCGGACGACAAACACCTGGCCCGCCTGGAGACGATCAAGCTCATCCTGGGCGCGATCGCCTACCGCGGCCGCAGCCGCAAGCTGGCCTTCGCGGACTTCGCGCTCAATCCGGCGGTGGTGATCCCCG